Proteins co-encoded in one Gleimia hominis genomic window:
- a CDS encoding DoxX family membrane protein, translated as MLSKLTDFAGRLAVAPILIVGAKSALDNAEALAPMIKKQMEQVGLSDLPVEASSLVKFNAYAQMAGAAALSLGIFKRTAAAGLATSLALTTVAGHQFWSEETEEAANAQKLHFFKNLAMIGYMVSIAGSDK; from the coding sequence ATGTTAAGTAAACTAACGGATTTTGCTGGTCGTTTAGCGGTGGCTCCAATTTTGATCGTGGGTGCCAAGAGCGCGCTCGATAATGCGGAAGCATTAGCCCCGATGATTAAAAAGCAGATGGAACAGGTCGGTTTGAGTGATCTACCGGTGGAAGCGTCCTCACTGGTTAAGTTCAATGCTTACGCACAGATGGCTGGTGCGGCGGCTTTGAGCCTGGGGATATTTAAACGAACCGCAGCAGCGGGGCTAGCAACATCCCTAGCGTTAACTACTGTGGCAGGCCACCAGTTCTGGTCAGAAGAAACAGAGGAAGCGGCGAACGCGCAGAAACTCCACTTCTTCAAGAACCTAGCGATGATCGGCTACATGGTTTCAATCGCAGGTAGCGATAAGTAA